The following proteins are encoded in a genomic region of Gossypium hirsutum isolate 1008001.06 chromosome D05, Gossypium_hirsutum_v2.1, whole genome shotgun sequence:
- the LOC107903797 gene encoding protein PARTING DANCERS homolog isoform X3 yields MMNTTWRDQQHPSFISFISSFLAANSFRLNFVPISPDFIFNCGGLSVAFIFVTKWDCGNVGTIFSRAKKLKAQFAHLYVTLNLPTRDQNDSFLCSYFKYEMQLGRPTFVPVQDIEMGFEKIVKIAHSCGVSKQQEVKSKLKAERNQSVQELENFIRVVTSIPGIDNHDANALNQAIGSIERIAKASKEYILETTDLSADKAETIVRFFRDSKFYLCPKII; encoded by the exons ATGATGAACACTACCTGGAGGGACCAACAACACCCATCTTTCATCAGTTTCATCTCCTCCTTCCTCGCTGCAAATTCTTTCCGCCTTAACTTTGTTCCAATTTCCCCT GACTTCATTTTCAATTGTGGAGGATTGTCTGTAGCATTTATTTTTGTAACAAAATGGGATTGCGGCAACGTCGGAACAATATTCAGCAG GGCAAAAAAGCTCAAGGCTCAGTTTGCTCATCTCTACGTCACTCTTAACCTTCCAACTAGGGACCAAAATGATTCTTTTCTGTGCTCTTACTTCAA GTATGAAATGCAGCTTGGTAGACCTACATTTGTGCCAGTTCAAGACATTGAGATGGGTTTTGAAAAGATTGTGAAGATAGCTCACTCTTGTGGAG TTAGCAAACAGCAAGAGGTTAAATCAAAATTGAAAGCTGAG AGGAACCAATCAGTGCAGGAGTTGGAAAATTTCATTAGAGTGGTAACATCCATACCAGGGATTGATAACCACGATGCAAATGCG CTAAATCAGGCAATTGGTTCAATTGAAAGGATTGCTAAAGCATCAAAAGAATACATTTTAGAAACTACAGACCTTTCTGCAGACAAAGCTGAGACAATTGTAAGGTTTTTCAGAGATTCAAAGTTTTACCTCTGTCCTAAAATCATTTAA
- the LOC107903797 gene encoding protein PARTING DANCERS homolog isoform X2 → MANFKSGYADPVLENPCSKVTKSSVSAGVCMMNTTWRDQQHPSFISFISSFLAANSFRLNFVPISPDFIFNCGGLSVAFIFVTKWDCGNVGTIFSRAKKLKAQFAHLYVTLNLPTRDQNDSFLCSYFKYEMQLGRPTFVPVQDIEMGFEKIVKIAHSCGVSKQQEVKSKLKAERNQSVQELENFIRVVTSIPGIDNHDANALNQAIGSIERIAKASKEYILETTDLSADKAETIVRFFRDSKFYLCPKII, encoded by the exons ATGGCGAATTTCAAATCGGGCTACGCGGATCCAGTGCTTGAAAATCCATGTTCCAAGGTTACGAAGAGTTCAG TTTCTGCTGGGGTTTGCATGATGAACACTACCTGGAGGGACCAACAACACCCATCTTTCATCAGTTTCATCTCCTCCTTCCTCGCTGCAAATTCTTTCCGCCTTAACTTTGTTCCAATTTCCCCT GACTTCATTTTCAATTGTGGAGGATTGTCTGTAGCATTTATTTTTGTAACAAAATGGGATTGCGGCAACGTCGGAACAATATTCAGCAG GGCAAAAAAGCTCAAGGCTCAGTTTGCTCATCTCTACGTCACTCTTAACCTTCCAACTAGGGACCAAAATGATTCTTTTCTGTGCTCTTACTTCAA GTATGAAATGCAGCTTGGTAGACCTACATTTGTGCCAGTTCAAGACATTGAGATGGGTTTTGAAAAGATTGTGAAGATAGCTCACTCTTGTGGAG TTAGCAAACAGCAAGAGGTTAAATCAAAATTGAAAGCTGAG AGGAACCAATCAGTGCAGGAGTTGGAAAATTTCATTAGAGTGGTAACATCCATACCAGGGATTGATAACCACGATGCAAATGCG CTAAATCAGGCAATTGGTTCAATTGAAAGGATTGCTAAAGCATCAAAAGAATACATTTTAGAAACTACAGACCTTTCTGCAGACAAAGCTGAGACAATTGTAAGGTTTTTCAGAGATTCAAAGTTTTACCTCTGTCCTAAAATCATTTAA
- the LOC107903797 gene encoding protein PARTING DANCERS homolog isoform X1: MANFKSGYADPVLENPCSKVTKSSGIFASMYQLICFIKAVSAGVCMMNTTWRDQQHPSFISFISSFLAANSFRLNFVPISPDFIFNCGGLSVAFIFVTKWDCGNVGTIFSRAKKLKAQFAHLYVTLNLPTRDQNDSFLCSYFKYEMQLGRPTFVPVQDIEMGFEKIVKIAHSCGVSKQQEVKSKLKAERNQSVQELENFIRVVTSIPGIDNHDANALNQAIGSIERIAKASKEYILETTDLSADKAETIVRFFRDSKFYLCPKII; the protein is encoded by the exons ATGGCGAATTTCAAATCGGGCTACGCGGATCCAGTGCTTGAAAATCCATGTTCCAAGGTTACGAAGAGTTCAG GAATTTTCGCTTCAATGTatcaattaatttgttttataaaagCAGTTTCTGCTGGGGTTTGCATGATGAACACTACCTGGAGGGACCAACAACACCCATCTTTCATCAGTTTCATCTCCTCCTTCCTCGCTGCAAATTCTTTCCGCCTTAACTTTGTTCCAATTTCCCCT GACTTCATTTTCAATTGTGGAGGATTGTCTGTAGCATTTATTTTTGTAACAAAATGGGATTGCGGCAACGTCGGAACAATATTCAGCAG GGCAAAAAAGCTCAAGGCTCAGTTTGCTCATCTCTACGTCACTCTTAACCTTCCAACTAGGGACCAAAATGATTCTTTTCTGTGCTCTTACTTCAA GTATGAAATGCAGCTTGGTAGACCTACATTTGTGCCAGTTCAAGACATTGAGATGGGTTTTGAAAAGATTGTGAAGATAGCTCACTCTTGTGGAG TTAGCAAACAGCAAGAGGTTAAATCAAAATTGAAAGCTGAG AGGAACCAATCAGTGCAGGAGTTGGAAAATTTCATTAGAGTGGTAACATCCATACCAGGGATTGATAACCACGATGCAAATGCG CTAAATCAGGCAATTGGTTCAATTGAAAGGATTGCTAAAGCATCAAAAGAATACATTTTAGAAACTACAGACCTTTCTGCAGACAAAGCTGAGACAATTGTAAGGTTTTTCAGAGATTCAAAGTTTTACCTCTGTCCTAAAATCATTTAA